The Geotalea uraniireducens Rf4 genome window below encodes:
- a CDS encoding NUDIX hydrolase, protein MSEVVPRWDAIDDGELILDGCKGQRVIMANFDDIQCALANREPGILPADRRRLAAVALILRKGTVGLEILFIERARHAGDPWSGDLGFPGGKVEAEDADPRFAAERETREEIGLDLRCARYLGRLDEIVGATLPVRVTCFVYGVVEEVEPHLNEEVHDAFWVRLADLVDPGRHVEVPVRFTGKILRRPAIRLPQPGIPVLWGLTYRLVTQFLKVLNEPICSGP, encoded by the coding sequence GTGTCGGAGGTGGTGCCCCGCTGGGATGCAATCGATGATGGTGAGCTTATCCTTGATGGATGCAAGGGCCAACGCGTGATAATGGCGAACTTCGACGACATCCAATGCGCCTTGGCCAATCGGGAACCGGGAATCCTGCCTGCCGACCGGCGAAGACTTGCTGCCGTGGCGCTTATCCTGCGGAAGGGTACAGTCGGCCTGGAGATACTCTTTATCGAGCGGGCAAGGCACGCCGGCGATCCCTGGTCGGGGGATCTGGGCTTTCCCGGCGGCAAGGTCGAAGCCGAAGATGCCGATCCCCGTTTTGCCGCGGAACGGGAAACACGGGAAGAGATCGGCCTCGACCTTCGATGCGCACGTTATCTTGGCCGCCTCGATGAAATCGTCGGCGCCACCCTTCCGGTCAGGGTGACGTGCTTCGTTTACGGGGTTGTCGAGGAGGTGGAACCGCATCTCAACGAGGAGGTGCATGATGCTTTCTGGGTACGCCTTGCTGACCTTGTCGATCCGGGTCGCCACGTTGAGGTCCCGGTTCGCTTCACCGGGAAGATATTGCGCCGCCCTGCCATCCGCCTGCCGCAACCGGGGATACCCGTACTCTGGGGGCTTACCTATCGACTGGTTACCCAGTTTCTGAAAGTTCTCAATGAACCGATATGCTCCGGTCCATAA
- a CDS encoding HDOD domain-containing protein yields MDEKRIELRQIIKDTRSLPTLPGIINKLNAMSGNSKTSIREMANMVSSDQVLSAKVLRLANSPSYGFPRISTVSNAMILLGVDVVKSLVISSSIFELMETSVVGLWEHSLGAGVAANIICRKLQLRDCEEISTAALLHDIGKVIIKIKCEDDYSNLLCLVREKDISMLAAEEELLGTDHAEVGVWLAKSWFLPEKLCEPIACHHDVAKADEHDVRTAVVHLADVLIKASGFGFSGDQLVPLIQPLAMKRLGMSVDDLEQIIEVLDDRLIDVKNFSLEIQADNGA; encoded by the coding sequence GTGGACGAGAAGCGGATTGAACTGAGGCAGATTATTAAGGATACCCGGTCGCTGCCGACCCTGCCCGGGATTATCAACAAGCTGAACGCCATGTCCGGCAACAGCAAGACCTCTATTCGGGAGATGGCCAACATGGTTTCGTCGGATCAGGTGCTGTCCGCCAAGGTGCTCCGGCTGGCCAATTCACCCTCCTATGGCTTCCCCCGCATCTCGACGGTCTCCAATGCCATGATACTGCTCGGGGTGGACGTGGTAAAAAGCCTGGTTATAAGCTCTTCCATTTTCGAACTCATGGAAACCAGCGTGGTGGGGCTCTGGGAGCATTCTCTCGGTGCCGGCGTGGCGGCAAACATCATCTGCCGGAAGCTCCAGTTGCGTGACTGCGAGGAGATCTCCACAGCGGCCCTTCTCCACGACATCGGCAAAGTCATCATCAAGATCAAGTGTGAGGATGATTACAGCAACTTGTTGTGTCTGGTTCGCGAGAAGGATATTTCGATGCTGGCTGCAGAAGAGGAACTGCTTGGGACCGATCATGCCGAGGTCGGCGTCTGGCTGGCCAAGAGCTGGTTCCTTCCCGAAAAGCTGTGCGAGCCGATTGCCTGTCACCACGATGTGGCGAAGGCTGACGAGCACGATGTGCGCACCGCCGTAGTACATCTGGCTGACGTGCTCATCAAGGCCAGTGGATTCGGTTTCAGCGGCGACCAGCTTGTCCCGCTCATTCAACCCCTTGCCATGAAGCGACTCGGCATGAGCGTGGACGACCTGGAGCAGATCATCGAAGTTCTCGATGACCGACTGATCGATGTGAAGAACTTCAGCCTTGAGATCCAGGCCGACAATGGTGCGTGA
- a CDS encoding diguanylate cyclase domain-containing protein has product MVRDLRITLIAPANDDSGILKIRLQSKGYQVVRLERPSLVMGYVYADPPDIFIIDLSVPDVQMLGVVRDLRGDSYFSTIPVIGLVTDPMVEDFDWQNYQIDDFVSVPVKYPELFSRIRLSVARILRVFDNNPLTKLPGNTSIQRAIEKAIGRPMAVCYIDINNFKPYNDVYGFSKGDVVLRMLARIMFNAVKESGGGFAGHVGGDDFVFILPQERAETVCKTIIENFDRIVNDLFEGDELVNGYYKAKNRKGEDENMPLLGIAIAVVPTDSPAINHYGKVSEVAAEMKMLAKKSGKSNYVIDRRLR; this is encoded by the coding sequence ATGGTGCGTGACCTCCGCATAACGCTCATTGCCCCGGCGAATGACGATTCCGGCATCCTGAAAATCCGCCTGCAGAGCAAGGGGTACCAGGTGGTCAGGCTGGAGCGCCCTTCCCTGGTGATGGGATATGTCTATGCCGACCCGCCCGATATCTTTATCATCGACCTTTCCGTTCCCGATGTACAGATGCTGGGGGTGGTCCGCGACCTCAGGGGGGACAGCTATTTCAGCACCATTCCGGTCATCGGGCTGGTCACCGACCCTATGGTGGAGGACTTTGACTGGCAAAACTATCAAATAGACGATTTCGTCTCCGTGCCGGTAAAGTATCCCGAACTGTTCAGCCGCATCCGACTCTCCGTGGCCCGTATTCTTCGGGTCTTTGACAACAATCCGCTCACGAAACTTCCCGGCAACACATCTATCCAGCGTGCCATAGAAAAGGCCATCGGCCGGCCGATGGCGGTTTGCTACATCGACATCAACAACTTCAAGCCGTACAATGACGTGTACGGTTTTTCCAAAGGTGACGTGGTCCTCCGTATGCTGGCCCGAATCATGTTCAATGCCGTCAAGGAGTCGGGTGGCGGGTTTGCCGGACATGTGGGGGGGGATGACTTTGTCTTCATCCTGCCGCAGGAGCGGGCGGAGACGGTCTGCAAAACGATTATTGAAAACTTCGACAGGATTGTGAATGATTTGTTTGAAGGTGACGAATTGGTGAACGGCTATTACAAAGCTAAAAACCGCAAGGGTGAAGACGAAAATATGCCGCTGCTCGGGATTGCCATCGCTGTGGTGCCGACCGACAGTCCGGCCATCAACCACTATGGCAAGGTGAGCGAGGTGGCGGCCGAGATGAAGATGCTGGCCAAGAAAAGCGGCAAAAGCAATTACGTTATTGACCGACGTTTGAGATGA
- a CDS encoding DUF2288 domain-containing protein → MTPTREELAATVDVAEWRLLRGHLERGGLIVVDRELDLVEAGVRVANDDSATIGSWIEAGKLAKPSAEQIAEWDAADEKKFRMLIISPYILIQDEGLTVG, encoded by the coding sequence GTGACACCAACCAGAGAAGAACTGGCCGCAACTGTTGATGTGGCCGAATGGCGCCTGCTGCGAGGGCATTTGGAAAGGGGAGGATTGATCGTCGTCGACCGCGAGCTGGATCTGGTGGAGGCGGGGGTAAGGGTGGCCAATGATGATTCCGCGACCATCGGGAGTTGGATCGAAGCCGGCAAGCTGGCCAAACCTTCTGCCGAACAGATTGCCGAGTGGGATGCTGCCGATGAGAAAAAATTCCGGATGCTGATCATCAGCCCCTACATCCTTATCCAGGATGAGGGGCTTACTGTAGGGTAA
- a CDS encoding DUF1847 domain-containing protein, with amino-acid sequence MANGEDTPLSCSKCSAVWQKFGVTNCWSGNPDTAPPKPGNCPSEAYGDIISASLKEYAGDSDDARMALVAARVEGLCYRKVDGSDAVNARWTRVEDTIAFARLMGWKKIGIATCIGLLDETDRLVAILKAQRLEPQSVCCKAGSIDKKELGLTEEEKVRPNTFEPACNPIAQAEICNRLGTDMNIIVGLCIGHDMLFNKHSQAPVTTLVVKDRVTGHNPAAVLYGQNFYYKRLQKQPVLVGDE; translated from the coding sequence ATGGCTAATGGAGAGGATACACCGCTGTCCTGTTCGAAATGCAGCGCGGTCTGGCAGAAATTCGGCGTCACCAACTGCTGGAGTGGCAATCCCGACACCGCACCGCCGAAGCCCGGCAACTGCCCGTCCGAAGCCTACGGCGACATTATCAGCGCTTCGCTCAAGGAATACGCCGGCGACAGCGACGATGCCAGGATGGCATTAGTGGCAGCGCGGGTAGAGGGGCTTTGCTACCGGAAGGTAGATGGGAGCGATGCTGTTAATGCACGCTGGACGAGGGTGGAAGACACCATCGCCTTTGCCCGCCTGATGGGGTGGAAAAAGATCGGTATTGCCACCTGTATCGGCCTTTTGGATGAAACCGATCGGCTGGTTGCGATCCTCAAGGCGCAGAGACTGGAGCCGCAAAGCGTCTGTTGCAAGGCGGGTAGCATCGACAAGAAAGAGCTGGGCCTGACGGAGGAGGAAAAGGTCCGGCCCAATACGTTCGAGCCTGCATGCAACCCCATCGCCCAGGCCGAGATCTGCAACCGGCTCGGTACCGACATGAACATTATCGTCGGCCTTTGCATCGGCCACGACATGCTGTTCAACAAGCATTCGCAGGCGCCGGTCACTACCCTGGTGGTGAAGGACCGGGTAACTGGCCACAACCCTGCGGCAGTGCTTTACGGGCAGAATTTCTACTACAAACGGCTGCAAAAGCAACCGGTGCTTGTTGGCGACGAGTAG
- the thpR gene encoding RNA 2',3'-cyclic phosphodiesterase, with protein MYRLFVAIDLPDEIKKAVADMRSDLPGAHWVAAEQIHLTLRFIGEVDDQLFAQIKDVLANVTGRPLRLALTGIGHFPPGKHARVLWVGMETNEELLELQRHVELALINTGIAPEERRFSPHITIARMKDIQETRVVAFEEKHREFITPSFPVDAFHLYSSTLSREGAIHKREATYSLAVKAK; from the coding sequence ATGTACAGACTGTTTGTGGCAATCGATTTACCGGATGAAATAAAGAAAGCGGTGGCAGACATGCGTAGCGATTTGCCTGGCGCACACTGGGTTGCGGCGGAACAAATCCATCTGACGCTACGCTTCATCGGTGAAGTGGATGACCAGCTGTTCGCTCAGATCAAGGATGTCCTTGCCAATGTTACCGGCAGGCCGCTCCGTCTGGCGCTGACGGGTATCGGCCATTTCCCGCCGGGCAAACACGCCAGGGTGCTTTGGGTGGGGATGGAGACGAACGAGGAACTGCTCGAACTGCAAAGACATGTGGAGCTGGCGTTGATAAATACCGGCATTGCGCCGGAAGAGCGGCGATTTTCGCCGCATATCACCATCGCCCGAATGAAGGATATACAGGAAACGAGGGTCGTCGCCTTTGAAGAAAAACACCGGGAGTTCATAACCCCCTCATTTCCCGTCGACGCGTTCCACCTCTACTCCAGCACCCTCAGCCGCGAAGGGGCCATTCACAAACGGGAGGCAACGTATTCCCTCGCCGTCAAAGCAAAGTGA
- a CDS encoding CapA family protein, translated as MPALLFLLFLLSTLCHTSSAFAGKIVVNAVGDIMLAGKASASFARLGYDYPFAATVSALKNGDIAVGNLEAPLALNGTEFKNKKFRFKTDPRAATALKRAGFSILTLANNHMLDFGSDGLRETIYNLDQQGIQHSGAGETLATARREALVTCNGGKIAFLAYSLTYPEEFYAGDKRAGTAPGFRPYYQEDIARARAVADYVVVSFHWGTEKAAMTKSYQVAAAHRAVDAGADLVLGHHPHVLQGIERYKGSVIFYSLGNYAFGSLSSSDRSVIARITLDDGVKEVELIPLNVLNSEVSFQPRLLTGEKGQEVINRLNTMSKEMGTVIVDDHGRYLVDLTRDRESLARR; from the coding sequence ATGCCCGCTTTGCTGTTTCTATTGTTCCTGTTATCCACGCTTTGCCACACTTCTTCCGCCTTTGCCGGCAAAATTGTCGTCAACGCGGTAGGGGACATAATGCTGGCGGGCAAGGCGAGTGCCTCATTTGCCCGCCTGGGCTACGACTATCCCTTTGCCGCAACAGTATCAGCTCTGAAAAACGGCGATATCGCCGTCGGCAATCTGGAAGCGCCGCTTGCTCTGAACGGAACGGAATTCAAGAACAAAAAATTTCGTTTCAAGACCGATCCCCGAGCAGCAACGGCGCTGAAACGGGCAGGGTTTTCCATCCTCACCCTGGCCAACAACCACATGCTGGACTTTGGCAGCGATGGACTCAGGGAAACCATCTACAACCTTGACCAACAAGGCATTCAACACAGCGGCGCCGGTGAGACACTGGCCACGGCGCGTCGCGAAGCTCTTGTCACCTGTAACGGCGGTAAAATCGCTTTCCTCGCCTATTCCCTTACCTATCCTGAAGAGTTCTACGCCGGAGACAAGCGGGCCGGCACCGCCCCCGGCTTTCGGCCTTATTACCAGGAGGACATTGCCAGGGCAAGGGCTGTCGCCGATTATGTGGTAGTCTCTTTTCACTGGGGGACGGAAAAAGCCGCGATGACGAAAAGCTACCAGGTAGCAGCAGCGCACCGGGCCGTAGATGCTGGAGCCGACCTGGTCCTGGGCCACCACCCCCACGTATTGCAGGGTATTGAGCGCTACAAGGGCTCCGTCATCTTCTACAGCCTGGGCAATTACGCATTTGGCAGCCTCAGCAGCTCGGACCGGAGCGTTATTGCCAGGATCACCCTGGATGACGGCGTGAAGGAAGTGGAGCTGATCCCGCTCAATGTCCTCAACAGCGAGGTTAGCTTTCAGCCGAGACTGTTGACCGGGGAAAAAGGTCAGGAGGTCATCAACCGGCTCAACACAATGTCAAAGGAGATGGGAACCGTTATTGTCGACGACCACGGCCGTTATCTGGTCGATTTGACGCGGGACAGGGAAAGTCTTGCGCGCAGATAG
- the serS gene encoding serine--tRNA ligase: protein MLDARYLRENLETVEARLKTRGAGVDLERFRQLDGSRRELLQQTETLKALRNKVSDEISRIKDKSQAQDRIIEMREVSQRIKGLDEELKGVEEALEYFLLTVPNIPCAATPVGASEVDNVEVKKWGEKPVFDFAPKPHWEIGESLDILDFERGAKLAGARFTLYKGFGARLERALINFMLDLHTERHKYLEMLPPFMVNRESMTGTGQLPKFEEDLFHMEGVDYFLIPTAEVPVTNIHRGEILKAADLPLCYTAYTPCFRKEAGSYGKDTRGLIRQHQFNKVELVKFVHPAHSYNELDKLLDNAEEVLRLLGLPYRVVDLCTADIGFSAARTYDIEVWLPGQDCYREISSCSNFEDFQARRASIRFREDEKAKPEFVHTLNGSGLAVGRTLVAILENYQEADGSVSIPGALRPYMGGIEKIA, encoded by the coding sequence ATGCTTGACGCTAGATATCTGCGCGAAAATCTGGAAACGGTGGAAGCCCGTCTTAAAACTCGCGGTGCAGGGGTGGACCTGGAGCGGTTCCGTCAACTGGACGGGAGTCGTCGGGAGCTTCTGCAGCAGACCGAGACGCTGAAGGCATTGCGCAATAAGGTGTCCGATGAGATCAGCCGAATCAAGGATAAGAGCCAGGCCCAGGATCGTATCATTGAGATGCGGGAAGTTTCCCAGCGCATCAAAGGCTTGGATGAGGAGTTGAAGGGGGTCGAAGAGGCGCTTGAGTACTTTTTGCTTACGGTGCCGAATATCCCTTGTGCGGCCACGCCGGTTGGCGCTTCTGAAGTGGACAATGTGGAAGTTAAAAAGTGGGGCGAAAAGCCGGTTTTTGATTTTGCTCCTAAACCCCATTGGGAAATCGGCGAATCGCTCGATATCCTCGATTTCGAACGTGGCGCCAAGCTGGCCGGAGCGCGATTCACCCTCTACAAGGGGTTTGGCGCACGGCTTGAGCGGGCCCTGATAAACTTTATGCTCGATCTTCATACGGAGCGTCACAAATATCTTGAAATGCTCCCACCCTTTATGGTAAACAGGGAGAGTATGACCGGAACCGGTCAGCTGCCGAAATTTGAAGAAGACCTCTTTCATATGGAAGGGGTTGATTATTTTCTTATCCCGACAGCCGAAGTTCCGGTAACCAACATCCATCGGGGTGAGATACTTAAGGCTGCTGATCTGCCGCTCTGCTACACGGCCTATACGCCCTGTTTCAGGAAAGAGGCCGGCTCCTACGGCAAGGATACAAGGGGGCTGATCCGCCAGCATCAGTTCAACAAGGTTGAGCTGGTCAAATTTGTCCACCCGGCACATTCATACAACGAACTGGATAAGCTGCTTGACAACGCGGAAGAGGTGCTCCGGCTTCTTGGGCTTCCTTACCGTGTGGTTGATCTCTGTACCGCAGATATAGGATTTTCCGCAGCCAGGACTTATGATATCGAAGTCTGGCTTCCGGGTCAGGATTGCTACCGGGAGATATCTTCCTGCAGCAATTTTGAGGATTTTCAGGCACGCAGGGCTTCCATCCGCTTTCGGGAAGATGAAAAGGCAAAACCTGAATTCGTTCATACCTTGAATGGCTCAGGGCTGGCAGTAGGAAGGACCCTCGTGGCCATCCTGGAGAATTATCAGGAGGCGGACGGTTCGGTTTCCATACCCGGAGCGTTGAGACCTTACATGGGCGGCATTGAAAAAATAGCTTAG
- a CDS encoding DUF2155 domain-containing protein — MKRVMKLLVFTLLAMVAVAGCTKKEEKQAVESAAPKGQVTKKEAKVVVPDSVKGKWKAVKIAVTDKNTKKDTVYTVNIGSELALPNSNLTIKVENFLPHFMMEGTTLTSQSNEPKNPAAQVRVIENGKEIFKGWLFTLYPTTHAFQHPRYGFTLVDFVPAG; from the coding sequence GTGAAGCGAGTGATGAAATTGTTGGTTTTCACTCTGCTGGCTATGGTTGCTGTGGCCGGTTGCACAAAAAAAGAGGAAAAGCAAGCCGTCGAATCTGCTGCACCTAAGGGCCAGGTAACCAAAAAAGAGGCGAAGGTCGTTGTTCCCGATAGCGTTAAGGGTAAGTGGAAGGCTGTTAAAATTGCCGTCACTGATAAGAACACTAAAAAAGATACGGTTTACACCGTGAATATTGGTTCGGAGTTGGCCCTTCCCAATAGCAATCTGACGATCAAGGTGGAGAACTTTCTGCCCCATTTCATGATGGAAGGGACTACATTGACTTCCCAGTCAAATGAGCCGAAGAACCCCGCAGCCCAGGTACGGGTCATTGAGAACGGCAAAGAGATATTCAAGGGTTGGCTGTTCACTCTTTATCCGACCACCCATGCTTTTCAGCACCCCAGATATGGTTTTACACTGGTTGACTTCGTACCAGCCGGTTAG
- a CDS encoding twin-arginine translocase TatA/TatE family subunit, which yields MFGFGMPELIVILVIVMVVFGAGKLPEIGNALGKSIRNFKKASEGKDEIEIKARKDDAAKKEG from the coding sequence ATGTTTGGATTCGGCATGCCGGAGCTTATTGTCATACTCGTAATCGTTATGGTGGTTTTTGGGGCGGGGAAATTGCCGGAGATTGGGAACGCACTGGGCAAGAGTATCAGGAATTTCAAAAAAGCATCAGAGGGAAAGGATGAGATCGAGATTAAAGCGCGCAAGGACGATGCAGCAAAAAAGGAAGGATAG
- a CDS encoding response regulator, whose protein sequence is MSRKILLVEDNLDDEALTLRALQKIDLAYDVVVAHDGVEALDFAFGTGPFAEREMHSKPRLILLDLKLPKIDGLEVLRSLRSNNETKSIPVIIFTSSSEEQDILDSYYLGANSYVRKPVDFNQFCEALRQIGLYWLTLNQLPPLHKGLCAS, encoded by the coding sequence GTGAGCAGAAAGATTCTACTGGTAGAAGACAATCTCGATGATGAGGCTTTGACTTTGCGGGCACTGCAAAAGATTGATCTTGCGTATGATGTGGTCGTGGCACATGATGGCGTGGAGGCGCTTGATTTCGCTTTTGGTACAGGACCTTTTGCGGAGAGGGAGATGCATAGCAAGCCACGGCTTATTCTCCTTGATCTGAAGTTGCCCAAAATCGACGGCCTCGAAGTGTTGCGATCTCTTCGTTCTAACAATGAGACAAAATCCATTCCGGTTATTATATTTACCTCTTCGAGCGAGGAGCAGGACATCCTCGACAGCTATTATCTGGGTGCCAACAGCTATGTCCGTAAACCGGTTGATTTCAACCAGTTTTGCGAAGCATTGCGACAGATCGGCTTGTACTGGCTCACTTTGAACCAACTCCCGCCATTGCACAAAGGCCTTTGCGCTTCATGA
- the uvrB gene encoding excinuclease ABC subunit UvrB, translated as MDKFKLNSDYQPRGDQPQAIGELSEGVERGDRDQVLLGVTGSGKTFTMANVIARVNRPALILAPNKTLAAQLYGEFKELFPQNAVEFFVSYYDYYQPEAYLPTTDTFIEKDSSINDEIDKMRHSATRSLLTRSDVIIVASVSCIYGIGSPAAYQEMHIFFHQGDNVGRDELLKRLVETQYERNDIDFHRGTFRVRGDIVEIFPAHDDERALRIEFFGDTVDAISEIDPLRGQVIQKLSKCAIYPASHYVANKETLERAIEQIRLELEERIRWFRERNMLIEAQRIEQRTFFDIEMMEEMGFCQGIENYSRHFDGRSAGEPPYTLLDYFPKDYLLFVDESHITVSQVGGMYRGDRSRKETLVNYGFRLPSALDNRPLNFQEFTEKLNQVVYVSATPAEYELNIAGGVVVEQVIRPTGLIDPEIEVRPASGQVDDLLHEVRLTVTKGERVLVTTLTKRMAEDLTDYYRELGVRVKYLHSDIDTIQRMQIIRDLRLGEFDVLVGINLLREGLDIPEVSLVAILDADKEGFLRSERSLIQTCGRAARNLAGRVIMYADSVTRSMQACMDETSRRRKIQSEYNRKHHITPQSIKKEVRTILESVEEHDYYTVPLAAESMEEYAAVKDIPKLVKKLRKEMLAAAKQLDFEKAAGLRDRIKKLEEQDLALK; from the coding sequence ATGGACAAATTCAAGCTTAACAGCGATTATCAGCCGCGCGGCGACCAGCCGCAGGCCATAGGTGAGCTTTCCGAAGGGGTCGAACGGGGTGACCGTGACCAGGTGCTACTGGGCGTAACCGGCTCCGGCAAGACCTTCACCATGGCGAACGTCATCGCCCGAGTCAACCGGCCGGCACTGATCCTCGCCCCGAACAAGACCCTTGCTGCCCAGCTCTATGGCGAATTCAAGGAACTTTTTCCTCAAAACGCCGTGGAGTTCTTTGTTTCCTACTACGACTATTACCAGCCGGAAGCCTATCTCCCCACAACGGACACCTTTATTGAAAAAGACTCGTCGATCAACGATGAAATCGACAAGATGCGCCATTCAGCCACCCGTAGCCTGCTTACACGCAGCGATGTCATCATCGTTGCCTCGGTATCATGCATTTACGGGATTGGTTCGCCTGCAGCCTATCAGGAGATGCACATATTCTTCCATCAGGGGGACAATGTGGGGCGGGATGAGCTCCTGAAAAGGCTCGTGGAAACACAGTATGAAAGAAACGATATCGATTTTCACCGCGGCACTTTCCGGGTGCGTGGCGACATTGTCGAGATATTTCCGGCACACGATGACGAGAGGGCGCTCAGGATCGAGTTTTTCGGTGATACGGTGGATGCTATTTCGGAGATCGATCCGCTCCGTGGGCAGGTTATACAGAAGCTCTCCAAATGCGCCATCTACCCGGCGTCCCACTATGTGGCCAATAAGGAAACCCTGGAAAGGGCCATAGAGCAGATCCGCCTGGAACTGGAGGAGCGGATTCGCTGGTTCCGGGAGCGAAACATGCTGATCGAGGCCCAGCGCATCGAGCAGCGTACTTTCTTTGATATAGAAATGATGGAAGAGATGGGATTCTGCCAGGGGATTGAGAATTATTCCCGCCATTTCGACGGGCGTTCCGCTGGCGAGCCACCTTATACCTTATTGGATTACTTTCCGAAGGATTACCTCCTGTTCGTCGATGAATCCCACATCACCGTGTCTCAGGTGGGTGGGATGTATCGCGGCGATCGGAGCCGTAAAGAAACCCTGGTCAATTACGGCTTCCGCCTTCCGTCGGCCCTCGACAACCGCCCCCTCAATTTTCAGGAATTTACCGAGAAGCTGAACCAGGTGGTGTACGTCTCTGCCACCCCGGCTGAGTATGAACTGAATATAGCGGGCGGTGTGGTGGTGGAGCAGGTGATCCGTCCCACGGGCCTCATCGATCCTGAGATCGAGGTCCGTCCCGCCTCTGGGCAGGTGGATGATCTCCTTCACGAGGTCCGCCTCACCGTGACGAAGGGTGAGCGGGTGCTTGTCACCACCCTCACCAAACGGATGGCCGAAGACCTGACCGATTACTACCGGGAGCTGGGAGTACGGGTAAAATACCTCCATTCGGATATCGACACCATTCAGCGCATGCAGATCATCCGCGACTTGAGGCTCGGTGAGTTCGATGTGCTGGTGGGGATCAACCTGTTGCGGGAGGGATTGGATATTCCCGAAGTGTCGTTGGTAGCCATTCTTGACGCGGATAAGGAAGGGTTCCTCCGCTCAGAGCGTTCCCTGATCCAGACCTGCGGCCGGGCCGCGCGTAACCTGGCGGGGCGGGTCATCATGTATGCCGACAGCGTCACCAGATCCATGCAGGCCTGCATGGATGAAACGTCAAGGCGCCGCAAAATCCAGAGCGAATACAACCGGAAGCATCACATCACTCCGCAGAGCATAAAGAAAGAGGTCCGCACCATACTCGAATCCGTCGAAGAGCACGATTACTATACCGTGCCGCTGGCAGCAGAGAGCATGGAAGAGTA